CAGAGAAATCTACAACAAGGTGTTTACAACTTTAAAACAATCCATCAGAATGTACAGGGTTTGAGCAAGAAATATGAACAATTAGACATATTTGTAATTGAAACTATGCCTGATATGCTTGCTATTAATGAACACTGGTTATCTGATGCCAAATTAGGACTTTTTAAACCTCTAAACATGGTACTAGCTAATACGTTTTGCAGATCTTCTGTCAGAGGTGGGGGTGTGTCATTGTATGTAAAAAGCACATTTGATTATAAttctgtaaatgtaagtaaatattcattagaagGGACAGCTGAATTATGTGCAGCACTTATAAAGataccaaatgatgaaatttatgttacatgtttATATAGACCACCAGGTGGAAACTTCGAAGTTTTCTTAACAAAGTTTTGTGACATGATAGAGAATGTTTTTATATCACACCTGAACAATTTAGCAATTATAAGAGATTTCTACATAAATGTATTAGCAGATAAGTTACACACTAGACTATTCAAGTATActctgcttgaatataatgtaagatacctgatAAACACTGCGACCAGGGAGACTGAAACATGCCATTCTGCGATAGATAACATAATCACTGGTATTCATCTTTACAATCCTACATCTTCTATTATTATAAGTGCTTTGTCAGACCACCATGCAGTAGAACTAAGTGTGCACACAAAAGAGGTTCCTACACATAGTTGTTATAGGCATATCaggatgaatacagaccaaaaaATAACTCATTTGAATAACATGGTAAGGAATGTCGCTTGGAACTGTATTCTGATGACACATTATAGTTATGGCAAATTCTCAAGTGAACTATACTACATTATCAACCAAGCCTGCCCATTAATACAAATGAGAATTCAGTGACATGCTGTAACCTGAAACTGGATATAAAGTTCAGTGACTGAGGCTAAAGAAAAACTAAGATGGTATGAGTATGATATGTTAAATGACTTGaggaataaaaattaaaagaagagttcaaaaagtatcagaaatactatgtagacctcctaatttcagaaaaacagaaacattttgaaagtgtcattcaaCACTCAACTAATATTTCCAAAATATCATGGTCACTACTAGATAGAGAAATAGGTAAATTTGggaaacataaaactgaaaatcacttgctgataaatggcacaatagaaactgatcagaataagatagcaCTTCTATTCAACAATTACTTTGCTTCTGTTGGCTCCAGTgtaaacaatcagcttaaaaatcataattaaaaattcagaggaacaccagtgtAAGGAAATGTATTTTTGATGCCAACatctaaagaagaaataattaacagagcataaagaattcccatgcagcaggatatgatggtcttagtctggacGCTCTTAAGACatgtatacataaaattgcatcaACTTTATCAACAGTTACCAACTTTCATATGGAAAATGGTCTGtttccagatgagttgaaaattgcAGGAGTTTGTGCCtattttttaaaaaggaaacagaaatctagTAGAAAATTTTCGAtccatttctgttcttccaataatatccaAAAACTTCGTGAAATTAATATACATAAaaatctggaacttcctggtatcgaaaaaagtgatttctaaggggcagtatgggtttgtcaaggAGTCATACACaattacagcagcatccaacttaatcgaaggtgtcactcgagcaatagataataaagaacatgtatgtggcatctttctaggcttacaaaaagcatttgactgtgttgatatgaCCATATTGCTGGACTaactgtggaactatggcatttggggcacagcccataatctgatgatatcctacttgacaaataggaagcagtttgtgtctattagcactacagagggagcatacaaatcaaacaccactgacataaattGTGGTATTCCACGggggtcaatattaggaccacttctttttattatttatgttaatgatattcagtccataacaaaccatGCTACAGCTATCtcatatgcagatgataccacgttaATATGTCGCAATCCAAGCTATTCGCAGCTCGAAGTGGAATCCAGTACTGCAGCAGGTTTAGTTATGCAGTATTGTAATGAAAtcaaactaaaattaaacacaaataaatctgtctatattgaatttgatcttgagaggcaaaaaactcatgaaaacgaaatttttatgggtgacaaatacattaaaaaaccaATACCcgaccaaatttcttggcctgacacttGATGCAGAGTTAAACTGGTGTGATCATGTAActgatatttgcaaaaagctatgtactaccaaatatgtcctaagaaaactgacacctttttgcaacatcaccactctgaggcaaatacattttgcactatttgaatcccatctaagctatgggatagaggtatggggatccagcagtgAAGGTAATATGAAAAGTCTACTTATgttacaaaagaaggcacttagatttatgggaaagaaatgtgccagggagttctgcggaaatttgtttaaagaatttaaaatactaactgttcataacctggATGTACTGAAGATagtcattatggcagtaaacagtaacaaaacacctaataaagaaatacacgatcacaacactagaggtagagagagaccccacaaCATTTCccatagaacaacactttatgagaaaagccctcactatgcaggcataaaactactgaattgcttccatcctaatgtctccaaattgcccattacaaaactaaaaaagaaattaaaattagggcTTCTAAACAAACAagtatattcaatagatgagttcctagatttagtacactcgtatgatggaagaccatctgtctaaaaatatatgtaatctcagatcTTAAACTGTGTCACAGactgtagattccttaatctaagtattgcaataacaaattgtttttatgtatagtccatatatgtaacattgttctctcaaccaaatttaggaaaagttgtgtagataaaaatGCCAGGCAATAGTAGATAACTCttgtaagtaaggctctgacttatccagaacaCTGGAACAAAAGAAACCTTTTTTTTAATCAGTTGATTttcgatcaaaataaataaataaattcacccGAAAACTTATCCACATTTGTAATCCATTTATACAAGTAAACAAATTCGTTTGTCGACTCCCAAATGGTTCATTTTTATTGTTACATCTGTCACGTAATCGGTAAATTATGTATCGATACCGATTGTGGAACGTAGAACCACAACTGTCTCAGCAAATTGTATTACCTCCATGGTCTTTAAGCTGGACCGAAATTTGTTTATTAAATAAAGTCTTTGAATCTTCTGTCACTGACAGAGATCGATCGATATGTGTGTATATCGACATCTATTGAGTCGTCAACACATTATGAGAGGAACGCCCAGTCGTAACTGTGAAGAAAGTTGTGAATCTGAGGTGGAGCTTAGTTGCGCTTGCGCAGAGGTTGCAGTGTGTTGAGTGAGTGCCAAGTGAGGGAAACAGGCTCCTAGAAATCTAAAAATGTTTAGTTGGTTGAGCAAAGATGAAAACAAGAAGGGACCAGAactttttgaaagtgttgtggaaggtcttaaaaaaatatacaaaacaaagtTATTGCCACTAGAGGAATTCTACGATTTTCATGAGTTCCATTCGCCGAAATTAGAAGATCCAGATTTTGATGCGAAGCCCATGATTTTATTGGTGGGCCAGTATTCTACCGGTAAGACAACATTTATTCGATATTTATTGGAACAGGATTTTCCAGGTATTCGGATAGGCCCTGAACCAACAACTGACAGGTTTATAGCTGTCATGTATGCTGATAATGACGGAGTCATACCTGGAAATGCATTAGTTGTCGACCCGAAAAAACAGTTTAAACCTCtaacaaaatttggaaatatgtTCCTAAACCGGTTCCAGTGTTCACTGGTAAATACGCCTGTGCTTAAAGGAATATCCATTGTTGACACGCCAGGAATATTATCCGGTGAGAAACAACGTGTGGATAGAGGCTACGATTTTACTGGCGTGTTAGAATGGTTTGCAGAAAGAGTTGACAGAATCATATTGTTGTTTGATGCCCATAAGCTTGATATATCTGATGAATTCAGAAGATCGATTGAAGCCCTTAGAGGACATGACGATAAAATTCGTATCGTTCTTAATAAGGCAGACATGATAGATCATCAACAGCTTATGAGAGTTTATGGAGCGTTAATGTGGTCTTTAGGTAAAGTACTCCAAACACCGGAAGTAGCAAGAGTCTATATCGGATCTTTCTGGGATCAGCCATTGCGGTACGACGTAAATAGAAGGTAAGTTAGTTATGTTgtgcttttgttttgctattgaTAAAACTATTCTTGCGATAAGATGCTTTCACAATCGTATTTGTGTAGGCTCTGGAGCCACGCCCCCCTCATAGTTCTACaatgaccacagtttattggcgtGAATATTTCATATTGTATATTGCATTTCActcttctccctcccccctccagacAGATTAACGGAAGTATTTGATACCATTTTACCAGCACCCAAACAAAATTGCGCATGTCAACGTTACCTAGGTGTCGTGCTGTACTGAAGATTAGTGCCTCATGACAGATATTTCTTATTCACATTAGTTGGCTTCACCAACTAACAACCAAATTGTCAACTTCCAACTTAATTTCGACATCAGGCTGTGCTACATATCAGTCTGTCGGCATATCCTACATTCCAAAAAGTAAAACAGGTGTGAATTAAATATTGTAACCGTTGTGTTTTATTGCTATGTGCCCACACCACTTCATCATTGTTAGCGTACGAAACTGACATAAGATATCGGTGGATTCGGTTGACCTCTCCAAActaataccttcaaaaaagacttccctACCACTACATCTAGTGGAATCATAGACGTTTACTACATAACTCTTACTGAATAATGCAGAATCTCCAGTGGATGACATGTCTTACTGGCAATAGCAACAAAATATCAAATTTGTAGTGGTGAAATTAGCTGATTGCTAAGAGTGTTTACAAATAAAATGAAGTGTACACTGAAAAATATTGTCCTCCTAGGAGTGTTTAAAGATATTAACACATTATTAATCACCTGCTTAGTGTGCCTTTTACAGTTTCTGAGTGATTGAATCCCCATATTTCTGCACACAATTAGAAAAACTGAAGAACACACTTACATAACTAATATTCTTTAACATCTTGATGAATCACACATAATGCAACATTTTGAGCCTGTAAGGAAATGAAGATAAATAGTGAAGACCCAGTAATGAATTAAAGGTTTTAGCAAGGAGTACTTCTTGACAAAGTTGCCACAGCTACCCTACTTAGCCACTCTGTCCTAAAAGCATCTAAAATTCTCATGTTAAATACATGTTCCATggatatttacaataaattttatgtGGGATGTGTAAGCTAAACatatatgaaaaatatatttatgtgGGTACAAGTGGGCCATTTACAGGGTTTTCTTATGTTAAAAGGACTAATTATTTCTACTTGGGAATTTTTCTTTGGCACTGTAGATTTATATAAGGAGCTTCTAAGGAGAAATATccttaatctacatttgaaaacgcttctgctatctgccagacattttattttcGTGGGTATGTTGTCAGTCTTACAGCTTCATATTTCACCCTTTTCTATGTCAAAGTTTGTGGATAATATTCTGAGCTGCATAGAGATTTTACCTGTGAAGTGGACATGTGTTAACCCCACACACAAttattttgtgcaatgaa
This portion of the Schistocerca serialis cubense isolate TAMUIC-IGC-003099 chromosome 3, iqSchSeri2.2, whole genome shotgun sequence genome encodes:
- the LOC126470555 gene encoding EH domain-containing protein 3-like — its product is MFSWLSKDENKKGPELFESVVEGLKKIYKTKLLPLEEFYDFHEFHSPKLEDPDFDAKPMILLVGQYSTGKTTFIRYLLEQDFPGIRIGPEPTTDRFIAVMYADNDGVIPGNALVVDPKKQFKPLTKFGNMFLNRFQCSLVNTPVLKGISIVDTPGILSGEKQRVDRGYDFTGVLEWFAERVDRIILLFDAHKLDISDEFRRSIEALRGHDDKIRIVLNKADMIDHQQLMRVYGALMWSLGKVLQTPEVARVYIGSFWDQPLRYDVNRRLFEDEEQDLFRDLQSLPRNAALRKLNDLIKRARLAKVHAYIISALKREMPAMFGKDTKKKELIKNLGHIYDQIQREHQISPGDFPDLKRMQEALSHHDFTKFHPLKPRLLEVVDKMLAEDIANLMAMIPHEEVTHPIEPHVKGGIFEGVEDKVSPFGYKKGEGVDAGSGEPEWIVNKERSKYDELFRSLGPVDGKLSGSVAKKAMVASKLPNQVLGKIWKLSDIDKDGFLDADEFALAMHLIDIKVDGHSLPTELPDHLVPPSKRSS